DNA sequence from the Acidobacteriota bacterium genome:
GAGATCCGCGAGGCCGGCGTGCCGGTCCTGCTCCACCCGACGATGAGCCGGGTCCGCAACGGCTCGTACGAGACCGCCGCCCAGCTCGCCGACGCGGGCATCCCGTTCGCCATCCAGACCGGTTTCGAAGGCTACGTGCCCAAGACCCGCGTCCTGATCTGGGAAGCGGCCATCGCCGCCGCCAACGGCCTCGGCATGGAACGCGCGCTCGAGGCGGTCACCCTGAGCCCCGCCCGCATCCTCGGCATCGACGACCGCGTCGGCTCGATCGAGGTCGGCAAGGACGCCGACCTCGCACTCTTCGACGGCGATCCGTTCGAGTACACGAGCCACATCTGCGGCGTGATCATCGAGTCGGAGGTGATGTCGGCGGAGTGCCGGTAGCCGGAGGCAGCGCGTAGACCAGCAGCGGCGGCCGCGGATCGAAGTAGTTGTGATCGCCGGTCACGTAGGCGAGGCCGTCCAACACGGCGATGTCTGACGGTTCTCCGGCATCGATGCCCCAAACGTCCGTGACGCGCCAGGCGACCGGATCGACCCGCAGAATGGACGAGTAGTTCTCGGTGATCAGGTAGAGAGACGAGGCATCCGCGGCGATTCCGGAAACCACCAGGCCGTCCGCCGTGCGTCCGGGCCGGAGATGGGCGCCGATCTCCGGGTCGTGCCGATCGCCGGTTCGGAGATTCCAGATGCCGAGGCCATCGTCGACCGTGCCGAGGAGGTCGTCGCCAAACCAGGTGAGACCCGTGAACTCCAGGTCGTCGAGCCCGCCCGGCAGCGCCACGGCCTCAGTGGACCTCCACTTCCCGTGCTCGTTCCGCCATGCGGCGATCTCTCCCAGTTCGCCGATACCGAGCAGCCGCTCCCCGCGCACGGCAATGCCCTCCAGGCGGCCCTGCCGCAAGATCAGCAGGCCGCCCAGCAAGCGGCTGACCGGTCCAGCTTCGACACCGGCGTGCGACAGCGTGAACAACTCCGCTTGATCCGTGCTGATGTAGATGTGCCGACCGTCGACGTGCAGGCCGGAGCCTTGCTCCAGCGAATCGGGGAGGGGGATGCGTTGTTGCGCGCTCAGGAGGCCGGACAGAACGAGGGGCCCCTTGGTGGGGTCGGTCGGCAGGTTGTCGGAGCCAACGTCCCCCAGAACGTCGAAGACGATGAAGATGCCGAATCGCGTGGTCGTCAGCACCAGCAACACGGCCACGAGCGCCGCGGCAGCAATTGCCTTCTTCATCGTCCGGTTACTCTGCCTGAGTCCGTCGCCATCGGCATCAGCGGTTGATACTCTGGCCCAGGTGTCCTTGGCGGATCGCTGTTGCGGGGATCACGGAGGCACATGACGCGCTGGACTGAAGCGAAACTTGGCGGCTATTCGCTGCTGTTTGGGACCGTGGCGGTCGCTGTCGGCTACGCCCTCTCACCCGGCCGCGGCATGGTGGATACCGTCCCCAGCACCAGCCTCGGGGACCTGACTCTGGCAATGGCGCGCAACGCCAGCCTGTCCTACACCGTAGCGGTCGTCCTCGTCCTGGGCGCCCTGCTCATGCTGAACGGCATCTTGACGTTGCGGAGGTACGCCGCTCCCTTGCCGCGGCTCGGCCTGCTCGGGATGGCGGTCGGTGCGTTCCTGCAGATGGTGATGCGAGGTTTCGACTACATGCTCATCGGCATGGGCGAGGCGGCACTGGGGCCCGACCCGGAGCAGTCGGCGCAATGGCTGGACTCGGCGCTGGGCATGCAGCGCACGGTATGGGGTCTGCACTTCACGGGCAGCGTCGCCGGCTATGCCGGGATGGCGGTTCTGGCCTTCGGCCTCGTCTCCCGACCGGAGCCGCTGCGCCTGCCGCCGGTGCTGAACGGCATCGTCGCGCTGCTGGCGCTGGGGTCGCTGGCGCTGTTCATCGCCGCATGGCATTCGAACACGCTGGAACTGAGACTCGCTCCGGTGTTCGGGTTGATGTCCGCCAGCGGCATTGTCTACATGGGGCTCCTGGGCTGGCGGTTGGCGCGATCTGAAGCGGGCGACCCGCCCGCCGACTGAGCCGCGGGCTTACTGGTCGTCGCTCGCCGCCGGCTGCGGGAACTCCGGTAACCCGCGTTCGAGCCACTCGCCCGCCTGCATCACGCGATCGACCTGTCGCGTGTTGCGGATGTCCGCCAGGGGATCGGCGGTGAGCAGAAGCAGGTCCGCGGCGTTGCCCTCGGCGATCGTGCCGAAGTCGGGGTCGTCGGCGAGTTCAGCGGCCGCGGCCGCGCCGGCGGCGGCCAGGGCCTCGAGCGGCGTCAAGCCAGCGTCCTCGACCAGCGTTTCCAGTTCGTGGTGGGTGCCCCAGCCGTAGGCGATGTTGCCGGCTCCGCTGTCCGAGCCGACTGTGATCGGGACTCCGGCTTCGTTCATCCGGCGGACGAATTTCGTCACGTAGTCGTAGGCGACGCGGCGCCTGGCGGTCGACTCGCTCTCCAGCATGGCGGCCCGGTTCTCGGGATCGAGCAGCCGCTCGAGCAGGGCTGGTTGAAGGCCGGCCCGGAACTCTTCGTCGTCGAGCAGTTCCGGGTGCTCGGCAACCCACCAGAAGGTCTTGGCCTGACCGAGAGCGGGCGCGAAGGAGAGCCCTTTCTCCTGCGCCATGGCGACGAACTCGTCGTCGACCTCCTGGTCGCGGACGCCGTGGACGAAGGAGCGCACACCGGCCTCGACGAGTTGCCAGACGTCGTCCTCGAAGAAGACGTGGGCCGAAACCGGGATGCCGTGCCGCGAGGCCTCGTCGGCGATGGCGGCGCGGATCTCGGGCCCGATCTTCGGCCGTGTGTCGAGGAAGGTGTCGACCCACATCTTGATCAGGTCGACTTCCTGAGCGGCGAGTTCGCGCACCATCGCGCGGGCTTCCTCTTCGGTGGCCGGACCCAGCTTGCCCGGTGGAAAGCCCTCGGGGTGCGTGAAGCCGACCCCGGCGGTGAAGATGCGGGGGGCCGGCACGTTGCCGGCACGCGCCTCGTCGACCATCGCCGGCGTCTGGCCGTGATCGGAACCGAGGCTGCGGACCGTCAGCACGCCGGCGTGGAGTTGCAACGCCCAGGACCACTCCTCCAGGCCGTCGCGGTAGTGGTTGTGGAGGTCGACCAGACCGGGGATCAGGAACTTGCCAGTGGCGTCGATGACTTCTCCGCCCCCGGGCAACGGCACGTCGGCGCGCGAGCCGGCATGTTCGATCCAGTCGCCGCGGACGATGACGACGGCGTCCTCGACCGGCGGCGCGCCGGTGCCGTCGATCAGGGTGGCGCCGGCGATCGTGATCGTGCCGGCGCCGTCGGTGGCGGGCTCGTCGGCGGTGCAGGCCGCGAGGGCGACCGCGAGTGCGAAGCAGGTCGCGAGGAGCCGGAACGGAACCGGATGCCGGCCAGACAGCCGGCGCACCCAGTGGTTGAACCCCGTGTCCGGTCCAATCACTCGAAGAAGACTTCCGCGATCGCGATGCCGCTCTCGCCGGCCACCGCGTAGAGCAGGAAGACGCGGCCGTCCTCCTCGTAGATCGCGGGATCGCGCAACTGGTTCACGTTGCCGTAGGCGGTGCTGCGCACGGACGGTTCGAGCGGGGCGTCGGCGCCCTCCCAGTCGCGCTCGGGCCGGAGCACTTCGACCGGTTCGGACTCGGTCCAGTCCATCCAGTCGCCGGACAGATCGATGCTGCTCAGCAGGATCCGCTCCGGCGCCTCGCCGACCTGGGTCCAGAACACCCACAACGTGTCGTCGCGCAGCAGCACGGCCGAATGGCGCATGTCCGGGTTGAACAGCAGCGGGCCCTCTTCGAAGTTCGTGAAGCCGTCCGCCGAGCGGTAGAACTGGCCGGGCATGGCGAGGGAGTAGGTCAACCCGCCGTAGTGGAAGATCCGCATGTAAGTGCGCCCAAGTGACTGGGGCTGGGCCTCGAAGTCGATGCCGTCGGTCGAAGTGGCGACGCGCGAGATCTGCCTGCCCACGTCCTCCAGGCCGTGGAAGTACATGACGATCCGCTGGCTTTCCTCGTCGACGTGCACGTCGGGCGACGCGATGTGGGTCGCCGTGATCTCCTTCTGGACGTCGTGGGAGAGCTTCAGGCCGCGGCGCTCCTCCCACTCGGCGACCATCTCGGGTGTCACCTCCGGCGGCTCGACCAGGAAGTGGGAGTGTTCGATCTGCAAGCTGCCGGGCACGTGGATCGACCACGGCCCGAGCAGGTCGTCTGCGTAGGCGAGGCGAATGTAGTGGCCCTTGTGATCGGCGAAGTACAGGTAGTAGCGGCCGAGCGGGTCGGATACCCAGTCGGGCACGCGGATCAACGACGGCCCCTGGATGTTCTCGCCGATGCTCGGGTCGAGTTCGGGGCCGATGATTGGGGCGTCGAGGAGGCGTTCGACGCGGATGGAGGGCCCATCGTCGGCCAGCGGGTCGGCGTCAGGGGCCGGTTCGGCGTCCGGCGTCGCGCACGCCAAGGCGGCCAGTGAAGCAGTGATGGAGAGGGCCACGAAGGGGATTCCGGTTCTCATTGGCTGATCCGGCTGTCTGTGGGTTTCATCAGCCTCTATGCTAGCCGTCGTGTTCCGCCAACTCCGTTGGGGCCTCGGAGCACTCCAGGGCCTCCTCCTCTGCACCGCCGCCCACGCACAGTACGGCGCCGCGAACGGTGAATGGCGCGATCACGGCGGCGACGACGGGTTCACGCGCTACACGGCGCTCGAGCAGATCGACGGCTCGAACTTCGCCCGGCTCGAGCCGGCGTGGAAGTGGGCGTCCGCCGACTCGCGGATCGAGGCGAACTCGCCGTACCGGCGGCAGGTGTTCCGGTCCTCGCCGCTCGTCATTGACGGACGCCTCTACATCCCGACCGAGCTCAGCCAGGTCGCGGCGCTTGACGCCGCGACGGGCGAGGAACTCTGGGTCTACGACCCGAAGAGCTACGAGCGCGGCAAGCCGGCACAGAGCAATTACTACACCCGCGGTCTCGAGTACTGGACCGACGGCGAACAGGAACGCCTGTTCATCGCCACAATCGGCAAGCAGCTCATCTCGGTCGATCCGGCCACCGGCCTGCCCGACCGCGGCTTCGGCGAGGACGGCGTCGTCGAGCTGTCCCGCAACCTCGGCCGAGACAACATCGTGCTCCGGAACATCAGCCACGGCCAGCCGGTGATCGTCGTCGGGGACACGATCGTGGTCGGCTCCCGCATCTTCGACTTCCCGCTCCAGAACAACAACCCGCCCGGCCACGTGCGTGGCTACGACGTCCGCACCGGCGAGTTCAAGTGGCGCTTCCACACGATCCCCCAGGAGGGCGAGGAGTTCGTGGAGACCTGGGAGAACGACTCCTGGAAGATCACCGGCAACGCGAACGTATGGGCACCGATGACCGCGGACCAGGAGCTGGGCTACGTCTACCTGGCAACGAGCACGCCGACCAGCGATTACTACGGCGGGCTGCGGCACGGCGACAACGTCTACTCCGAGAGCCTGATCTGCGTCGACGCGGCGACCGGCGAGCGGGTCTGGCACTTCCAGACCGTCCACCACGGCGTCTGGGACTACGACATCGCCTCGGCGCCGAACCTGATCGACATCGTCGTCGAAGGCAAGCTGATCAAGGCCGTCGCCCAGGTCTCGAAGACCGCGTTCACCTACGTGTTCGATCGCGCGACCGGCGAGCAGGTGTGGCCGATCGAGGAGCGGCCCGTTCCCTGGGAGAGCACGGTCCCGGGCGAGAAACTGTCCAGGACCCAGCCGTTCCCGACGAAGCCGCCGGCGTTCGACCGCCAGGGAGTCAGCGAGGACGACCTGATCGACTTCACGCCGGAACTGCGGGCCGAGGCGCTCAGACTCGCCGAGAAGTTCATCCTCGGGCCGATGTTCATGCCGCTGATCCGCCGCGGCGAGGGCGGCAAGGAAGCGATCCTGGCCGTGCCCGGAGCGGGCGGCGGCGCGAACCATCCGGGGGCCGCGGCCGACCCTGAGACCGGGATGCTCTATGTGCAGTCGTTGACCCGACCCTCGGGGATGGCACTGGTCAAGCCGGACGGAGCGCGGAGCTTCTGGCCCTACGTCCTAGACCGCGTGTCAACCGCCGGGCCGCGGGGCCTGCCGCTCCTCAAACCGCCGTACAGGCGGATCACCGCGATCGACCTGAACCGGGGCGACATCGCCTGGCAGGTGCCGCTCGGCGACGGACCGCGCAACCATCCCGCGATTCGCCACCTGAACCTGGGGCCGTTGGGCGGACACTCGTCGAGCGCGGTGACGGAGGGCGGCATCCTGGTCACGAAGACGCTCGTCGTCACGCATGCCGCACGTTTCGAGGTCTACAACGACCGCTCGACGGTGCTCGGCAGCTCGCTCCAGGCCTACGACAAGTTCACCGGCGAGCTGCTGGCCGAGGTGCTCACCGAGCGCGCCCTGCACGGCGCTCCGGTCAGCTACATGCAGGACGGGCGGCAGTACATCTCCGTCACCGGCGGCGGCATGACCCAACCCGCGGAACTGATCGCTTTCGCCCTTCCGGAGACCGCGGAGCAGTAAGGAGAAACAGCCGATGCGAACCTATCTCCCCGTCGCCGCCGCCATCTTCGGTCTGTGCGGCGCGGCCGCCGCCCAGGACGACCTTCCCCGCACCGCGACCGGCCGGCCGGACCTCTCGGGCACCTACGACATCGCCACCCGCACGCCGATGGTGCGCGATCCGAAGTACGGCGACGACCCGTACATGAGCGCCGAAGATGCGCACGGGATCGCGGCCGCGACCGAGGCGGCCAAGGTCGCGGCCGACGTTCCCAGCGACCCAGACCGCAAGGCTCCGCCGGTCGGCGGCGACGGCCACCGCAGCAACATCGGCGGTCACAACCCGTTCTGGTTCGACTTCGGGACGATCCCGTTCCAGATCAACGGCAAGCACCGCAACTCGATCATCACGGACCCTCCTGACGGCCGGTTGCCGCCCAAGACGGAGCGTGGACAGGCGCTTACGCCACGCGGCCTCGGCGCCTACAACCGGAACCCGGGCGGGGCCTGGTGGCTCGAAACCGGCGAGAACCTCTACGACGAACCGGAAGTCCAGACCCTGGGCACGCGGTGCCTCTACGCCGGCGGCCCCACGGTGCCGGTCCGGCCGTCCGCCTACAACAACCTGAAGACGATCACGCAGACCGACACCCACGTGGCGATTCACGTCGAGTGGATGCACTGGACGCGGATCGTCCGCCTCGACGCGAAGCACGCGCCTCCCGACTACCGCTCGTTCGGCGGCGATTCGATCGGCTGGTGGGAAGACGACACCCTGGTCGTCGAGACGACGAACTTCTTGCGCGCGCCGCACGTTCCGCACGACGGGTTGCGCGTCGTCGAGCGTTTCAAGCGGCTTGACCCGGACACCCTGTTCTACGAGTTCACCGTCGAGGACTCCGACTACACCGCGCCGTACACCGGCTCCCTGCCCTGGCCCCGAACCGGTAAACGTCTCTACGAGTACGCCTGCCACGAAGGGAACTACTCCATGGGCAACATGCTGCGCGGCGCGCGGCTACTGGAGAAGGAGGCGCGCGAGACGCAGCGCTGAGCCGCCGGCGCCGCGCTGATACCCTCCCTCCGGCCCAGCCCACAGACCGGCGCTTCCGAAGCGCCCCTCGACGCTCCGGAAGTCCCTTCTGGCTAACCAAGTACTCGATCCGTACACCGTACGCCACGGCGAGGCCGTCGCCCCGCCGGCGACCTTCCGGGAGCGGCTGAAGTACCTCGGACCGAGCCTGATCGTCACCGGCGCCGTGATCGGCTCCGGCGAGTTGGTGCTCACGACGAGCCTGGGCGCCGTCGCCGGCTTCACCCTGCTCTGGTGGATGCTCCTCTCCTGCTGGTGCAAGTCGCTGGTCCAGGCGGAGATGGCTCGCTACACGATCGAGTCGGGCGACACCTACCTGCGCGCGATGAACCGGCTGCCCGGGCGGATCTGGAGGATCTCCTGGCCGATCTGGCTCGGGCTGATCGCCTACGTTCCCGGCACGATGGGACTGGGCGGCATCATCGGCGGCGCCGGCCAGTCGATGTCCTTCCTCGCCTCGCTGGGAAACATCGAACTCGACGGCGTTCTCTGCACCGGCCTCATCGCCGTCGTCTGCTCGATCATCCTCGGCACCGGCTCCTACAAGTGGCTGGAGCGGGTCATGCTGCCCCTGGTCCTCGCCTTCACCTTCTGCACGCTGGTCTGCCTGATCGCGATGCAGTTCACGGAGTTCCGCACCTCGCCGGGCGAGATCCTCGGCGGCATGAAGCCGGACATGACTCTGTTCGTCGCGGTCGCGGCACTGGCTCTCTCCGCCTACGGCTACACCGGCACGACCTCGGGCGACATCTCGTCCTACACCTACTGGTGCATCGAGAAGGGCTATCCCAGCCTGCTCGGCGCGGACCGTAGCGATCCGGCCTGGGAGTCACATGCGCGCGGCTGGATGCGGGTGCTGCACACGGACGTCTGGCTCGCCCTGCTCATCGTCACCTGCGCCACGATCCCCTACTACATCCTCGGCGCCGGGGTGCTCAACAAGATGGGGCTGACGCCGGAGGGGAACGACGAGACGATCGGAGCCCTCTCCAACATCTTCACCCAGACCCTCGGCCTCTGGGCGGTGTGGATCTTCGCGATCGGCGCCTTCTGCATCCTCTTCTCGACCGTGCTTTCGGGAGCCGGGGGCGGCGGCCGCTCGATCCCGGACTACCTGATGGAAATGGGGCTGATCGAGCGCTCCAACCTGGCGCTGCGCAAGAAGATCATCCGCGGCTACCTGGTCTGCCTGCCCCTGGCCGCCTTCGGGATCTACTACTTCGTCACCGACTTCGTCATCCTGATCATGGTCGGCGGCCTGACCTCGGCGATCTTCCTGCCGATTCAGGCAGGCGCCACCCTGTGGCTCCAACGGACGCGGATGGACCCACGGATCCGGCCGCGCCGGCTGACCTACGTCGGCATCTGGGTCGTGTTCGTGTTCGAGGCCGCGATGGCGCTCCTGGTCATCCGCTACGTCGTGCTTGCCGACCAGTTCGACTGGCTGTTCGGCTACCTGTTCGGCTGAAAACACTGGGTGCGCCGGCCTTCTGGCCGGCAGCGTCGGCCGGCCTTCTGGCCGGCATCCGGCGCGAAGCGCCGGCTCCGCCAGGCGCTACGATGCGAAGCACCATGACTCGCTATCTCCTCACAATCACCCTCGCCCTGCTGACGGCCGGAGCCGCCCTCGCCCAGCGCCCCGGCGATCGCACCGACCGGATGCGGGAACGCAGCCGCCAGATCGACGCCCGGCTCGCCGACGACCCCTACGTCGGTATCCACGGCAGTTCCGGCATCCAGCGCGGCCTGTTCAGGATCGAGTCGACCGGCGTGTCGACGGAACCGGTCCGCCTGGCCGCCGGGAAGTTCCTGGCAGCCCTCTCGGCCGAACAGCGCGCGAAGACGACATTCGCGGTCGACGACGACGAGTGGCGCAAGTGGATGAACCAGCACTTCTACGTGCGCCAGGGTGTTGGCTTCGACGAGATGAACGAAACCCAACGCGAAGCCGCCTTCGGCTTGATGCGCGCGTCGCTCAGCGCGGACGGACTCAAGCTGAGCCGCGACATCATGAACCTCAACCGCACCCTCGGCGAACTGAATGACAACAGCTTCGACGAGTACAACGAGTGGCTGTACTGGATCACCGTAATGGGCGAGCCCTCGGCCGACCAGCCCTGGGGCTGGCAGGTCGACGGCCACCACCTGATCATCAACTACTTCGTGCTCGGCGACCAGGTCGTGATGACGCCCCTGTTCGTCGGCTCGGAGCCTGTCATCGCCGAGTCCGGCAAGTTCAAGGGCACGGCGATCATGCAGCGGGAACAGGACAATGGTCTCGCGCTGATTCGCTCCCTCTC
Encoded proteins:
- a CDS encoding Nramp family divalent metal transporter; this encodes MVTGAVIGSGELVLTTSLGAVAGFTLLWWMLLSCWCKSLVQAEMARYTIESGDTYLRAMNRLPGRIWRISWPIWLGLIAYVPGTMGLGGIIGGAGQSMSFLASLGNIELDGVLCTGLIAVVCSIILGTGSYKWLERVMLPLVLAFTFCTLVCLIAMQFTEFRTSPGEILGGMKPDMTLFVAVAALALSAYGYTGTTSGDISSYTYWCIEKGYPSLLGADRSDPAWESHARGWMRVLHTDVWLALLIVTCATIPYYILGAGVLNKMGLTPEGNDETIGALSNIFTQTLGLWAVWIFAIGAFCILFSTVLSGAGGGGRSIPDYLMEMGLIERSNLALRKKIIRGYLVCLPLAAFGIYYFVTDFVILIMVGGLTSAIFLPIQAGATLWLQRTRMDPRIRPRRLTYVGIWVVFVFEAAMALLVIRYVVLADQFDWLFGYLFG
- a CDS encoding amidohydrolase family protein, which produces MIGPDTGFNHWVRRLSGRHPVPFRLLATCFALAVALAACTADEPATDGAGTITIAGATLIDGTGAPPVEDAVVIVRGDWIEHAGSRADVPLPGGGEVIDATGKFLIPGLVDLHNHYRDGLEEWSWALQLHAGVLTVRSLGSDHGQTPAMVDEARAGNVPAPRIFTAGVGFTHPEGFPPGKLGPATEEEARAMVRELAAQEVDLIKMWVDTFLDTRPKIGPEIRAAIADEASRHGIPVSAHVFFEDDVWQLVEAGVRSFVHGVRDQEVDDEFVAMAQEKGLSFAPALGQAKTFWWVAEHPELLDDEEFRAGLQPALLERLLDPENRAAMLESESTARRRVAYDYVTKFVRRMNEAGVPITVGSDSGAGNIAYGWGTHHELETLVEDAGLTPLEALAAAGAAAAAELADDPDFGTIAEGNAADLLLLTADPLADIRNTRQVDRVMQAGEWLERGLPEFPQPAASDDQ
- a CDS encoding DUF3500 domain-containing protein, encoding MRERSRQIDARLADDPYVGIHGSSGIQRGLFRIESTGVSTEPVRLAAGKFLAALSAEQRAKTTFAVDDDEWRKWMNQHFYVRQGVGFDEMNETQREAAFGLMRASLSADGLKLSRDIMNLNRTLGELNDNSFDEYNEWLYWITVMGEPSADQPWGWQVDGHHLIINYFVLGDQVVMTPLFVGSEPVIAESGKFKGTAIMQREQDNGLALIRSLSPEQQARAIIETSKDGNDNLGEAFSDNIVLDYAGIPAAELSAKARERLLDLIGLYIHNLREGHARVRMAEVEAHLDETHFAWIGATDEDAVFYYRIHSPVILIEFDHQRPVGIRHLVEGRSPIRQHIHAVVRTPNGNDYGKDLLRQHYERDH
- a CDS encoding PQQ-binding-like beta-propeller repeat protein — its product is MFRQLRWGLGALQGLLLCTAAHAQYGAANGEWRDHGGDDGFTRYTALEQIDGSNFARLEPAWKWASADSRIEANSPYRRQVFRSSPLVIDGRLYIPTELSQVAALDAATGEELWVYDPKSYERGKPAQSNYYTRGLEYWTDGEQERLFIATIGKQLISVDPATGLPDRGFGEDGVVELSRNLGRDNIVLRNISHGQPVIVVGDTIVVGSRIFDFPLQNNNPPGHVRGYDVRTGEFKWRFHTIPQEGEEFVETWENDSWKITGNANVWAPMTADQELGYVYLATSTPTSDYYGGLRHGDNVYSESLICVDAATGERVWHFQTVHHGVWDYDIASAPNLIDIVVEGKLIKAVAQVSKTAFTYVFDRATGEQVWPIEERPVPWESTVPGEKLSRTQPFPTKPPAFDRQGVSEDDLIDFTPELRAEALRLAEKFILGPMFMPLIRRGEGGKEAILAVPGAGGGANHPGAAADPETGMLYVQSLTRPSGMALVKPDGARSFWPYVLDRVSTAGPRGLPLLKPPYRRITAIDLNRGDIAWQVPLGDGPRNHPAIRHLNLGPLGGHSSSAVTEGGILVTKTLVVTHAARFEVYNDRSTVLGSSLQAYDKFTGELLAEVLTERALHGAPVSYMQDGRQYISVTGGGMTQPAELIAFALPETAEQ